One candidate division KSB1 bacterium genomic window carries:
- a CDS encoding class I SAM-dependent methyltransferase codes for MPVVFSAMFSASTIISAKGGISAPAVSPYAELARAYDALLGDRFFPQLRRAFEWIVRHYCIRFSSAADVACGTGTFVHYLCQCGVPIVYGVDRSPEMLRVAIRKNLGNGARFLCQDFATLQLPQPVALITCNFDSLNYLIKEADLLRAFCRFHANLKPGGHLIFDMITDRPFWQGPRPYFERVTKPGFTFVRVMRWDPRSGIQRATISISRNGRSHREDHLQRGYPVAMVACLLAQARFVLLGAHDFHTLCPNTRLSTRVVYAAYKALNGGVNS; via the coding sequence ATGCCTGTGGTCTTCAGCGCTATGTTTTCAGCATCGACCATCATTTCGGCTAAAGGCGGCATTTCAGCGCCGGCGGTTTCGCCTTATGCTGAGTTGGCTCGCGCCTACGACGCCCTCCTCGGCGACCGCTTCTTCCCCCAACTTCGGCGCGCCTTCGAGTGGATCGTTCGGCACTACTGTATCCGTTTCTCCTCGGCGGCGGATGTGGCATGTGGCACCGGTACCTTTGTGCATTATCTGTGTCAATGCGGCGTGCCGATTGTCTACGGCGTGGATCGCTCGCCGGAGATGCTGCGCGTTGCCATCCGGAAAAATCTGGGCAATGGCGCCCGATTTTTGTGCCAGGATTTTGCGACCCTACAACTTCCTCAGCCGGTTGCGCTCATCACTTGCAACTTTGACTCACTCAATTATCTGATCAAAGAAGCTGACCTGCTCCGTGCATTTTGCCGCTTCCACGCGAATCTAAAACCCGGTGGTCATCTCATCTTCGATATGATCACCGACCGGCCGTTTTGGCAAGGTCCGAGGCCCTATTTCGAGCGTGTCACCAAACCGGGTTTCACCTTCGTGCGCGTCATGCGCTGGGATCCACGCAGCGGCATTCAAAGAGCCACGATATCCATCTCACGGAATGGTCGGTCACATCGCGAGGATCATCTGCAGCGGGGGTATCCGGTCGCCATGGTTGCCTGCTTGCTGGCTCAAGCCCGGTTTGTTCTGCTTGGCGCTCACGATTTCCATACGCTCTGCCCGAACACGCGTTTGAGCACGCGTGTGGTTTATGCAGCATATAAGGCTTTGAACGGCGGCGTCAACTCGTAA